GTCGGTCTGTTTCTTCGGGAACGTACCGACCTGTTCGACGCGAAGCTGCGGGTCCTGCACATCGCGCCAGAGCGCAGCCTGCGCCGTACTCTCGGGCGCTTGGAGAAGCTCGACTATCTCACCGGTGACCTGTACGCCCACGGTGTGGACCTGCAGCTCGATATCACCGCCATCGACTTCCCCGACGACAGTTTCGACGTCATTCTGTGTTCCCATGTGCTGGAGCACGTGACCGACGATCGCGTCGCCATGGCCGAATTCGCCCGGATTCTCCGGCCGGCCGGATGGGCAGTGCTCAACGTCCCCTGCGATCCCAACCGGACGGAGATCTACGAGGACGCGTCCATCGTGGATCCGGCTGAGCGCGCGAAGCATTTCGGCCAGCGGGACCACGTGCGGTGGTACACCGTCGACGGCTTCGCGGCGCGGCTGACCGAGTCCGGGTTCACCGTCGAGGTGGATCCGATGGATTTCACGGCCGAGCAGCGCGCCCGGTACGCGTTGGACGGGGACGCCTACGACCACCTGTTCTTCTGCCGACCACGCCCTGCGCCGGCATCGCCGCAGTAGCGGTGGCGTCGCGCCGACGTCACTGCGTGAATCCGTCCGCGTGATGCCGTCGCCCAGGCTGACCAGTCGCGTTCTGGCGGCCTCAGCAGCCCGATACGCAGCACCTGCCCGGCTGCGGCGGTACCGTCGGGACGGTGCTCTTCGTCGAG
This portion of the Actinomycetota bacterium genome encodes:
- a CDS encoding class I SAM-dependent methyltransferase, with product MAQGRFGAIRARAFAVVRRLRRARAYRGNRVECPLCGGHFDRFMPVKNRTNAKCPRCAALERHRRVGLFLRERTDLFDAKLRVLHIAPERSLRRTLGRLEKLDYLTGDLYAHGVDLQLDITAIDFPDDSFDVILCSHVLEHVTDDRVAMAEFARILRPAGWAVLNVPCDPNRTEIYEDASIVDPAERAKHFGQRDHVRWYTVDGFAARLTESGFTVEVDPMDFTAEQRARYALDGDAYDHLFFCRPRPAPASPQ